A stretch of Aspergillus nidulans FGSC A4 chromosome VI DNA encodes these proteins:
- a CDS encoding putative extracellular serine-rich protein (transcript_id=CADANIAT00009542), protein MQLLKTILLFSAAFTPAFAAVANGGSGETESFTSTRTTTVTVTVKTSTTATPTPTYTPTSTSTPVIVTPSSTATPTPSPCSSFVITKIHSSTIAPSYAPSSASTGGFASGSSTVSASPSQTPFTGAAVPGAKFSGAGVVGAGLAAMAFLL, encoded by the coding sequence ATGCAACTCCTCAAGACCATCCTCCTTTTCAGCGCCGCCTTCACCCCGGCCTTCGCAGCCGTCGCGAACGGCGGCAGCGGTGAAACCGAATCCTTCACCTCAACCCGCACCACAACTGTCACGGTCACCGTCAAAACCTCCACTACTGCCACTCCCACCCCGACCTACACGcccacctccaccagcacGCCCGTCATCGTGACCCCTTCATCCACTGCCACGCCCACACCCTCGCCTTGCAGCTCCTTTGTCATCACCAAGATCCACTCGTCGACCATTGCGCCGTCCTACGCGCCCTCGTCTGCCAGTACTGGTGGTTTCGCGTCTGGATCGTCTACGGTGTCTGCTTCGCCCTCCCAGACCCCCTTCACTGGTGCTGCCGTTCCCGGAGCCAAGTTTTCGGGAGCAGGTGTGGTTGGCGCTGGGTTGGCGGCTATGGCGTTTTTGCTTTAA